The Patescibacteria group bacterium genome includes a window with the following:
- the secA gene encoding protein translocase subunit SecA yields the protein MFNFLSKLLDLNAKEVDRLKKVVEKINSFAPKVKKLKDSDFVKKTAEYKERIKKGESLESILPEAFALVREASFRAIGLRHFDVQMMAAVALFEGKVAEQKTGEGKTLSAVPALYLRALMGRGAHLVTVNDYLARRDAGWNGPTFNLLGLSVGVIVQESKSFVFDPNFSDKSHGDERLEHLKPSSRREAYECDITYGTNNEFGFDYLRDNMAQSLSEIVQSSPLGKETQGKKGLGEHYFAVVDEVDSVLIDEARTPLIISAPDTEPTQKYYQFAQLVEKLNPDTDYKIDEKQRTATLTEHGIARVEKLLGIPNLYEKDFESIHHIENALRAKTLFLKDRDYIVKDDQVIIVDEFTGRLMFGRRWSDGLHQAVEAKEGVPIQQESKTLATISFQNYFRMYEVLSGMTGTAATEAEEFKKIYKLDVVVIPTHRPMIRVDHPDLIYKTLRAKYGAIVSDIEEKYKKGQPVLVGTTSIEKNEIISEYLKRKKIPHNVLNAKNHEKEAQIIANAGRVSAVTVATNMAGRGVDIVLGGAVPERPADVAPEKWAKSKEMEKWQKEHDKVVKLGGLYVIGTERHESRRIDNQLRGRSGRQGDPGSSRFYLSLEDDLMRIFGGDQIKSLMDRLSIPEDQPIENKLVSKAIEQAQVKVEGFNFDIRKSVVEYDDVANQQREVIYRLRRKVLMAESLKDEVLGKLKKKIQKIVDFSFSFAEGRESEIDYDYILSGVLEIVPFDDASKESFKRKLLELKNDSEIREFLEKVILDIYEARRKQYGDEISNQIDKFAYLSSIDHFWVEHIDYLDSLRENVRLQAYAQKDPLVEFKNEAYNSFENLLERIDDELARRIFRIGVAERPQEIPIDQAQTNVDRSDAMGLAGGEGILPSNKSSQSQVTHSRKIGRNDPCWCGSGKKWKKCHYPQLPTG from the coding sequence ATGTTTAATTTTCTTTCCAAACTACTTGATCTTAACGCAAAAGAGGTTGATCGTTTAAAGAAGGTGGTTGAGAAAATCAATTCCTTTGCGCCGAAAGTAAAAAAGTTAAAAGATTCCGATTTTGTCAAAAAGACAGCCGAATATAAAGAAAGAATTAAAAAAGGCGAGTCTTTGGAGTCTATTTTACCTGAGGCTTTTGCTTTGGTTCGTGAAGCCTCATTTAGGGCTATTGGTTTGCGTCATTTTGATGTTCAGATGATGGCTGCCGTTGCTCTTTTTGAAGGGAAAGTTGCTGAGCAGAAAACAGGTGAGGGAAAAACTCTTTCTGCTGTTCCTGCTTTATACCTTCGTGCTTTAATGGGGCGTGGTGCTCATTTGGTAACCGTTAATGATTATCTTGCCCGCCGTGATGCAGGTTGGAATGGGCCAACTTTTAATCTCCTTGGCCTTTCTGTTGGAGTGATAGTTCAGGAATCTAAATCTTTTGTTTTTGATCCTAACTTTTCTGATAAAAGCCATGGAGATGAAAGACTTGAGCACTTGAAACCTTCTTCTCGTCGGGAGGCTTATGAATGCGATATAACTTACGGGACCAATAACGAATTTGGTTTTGATTATCTTCGTGATAATATGGCTCAGTCTCTTTCTGAGATTGTTCAGTCTTCTCCTTTGGGTAAGGAAACACAAGGCAAAAAAGGATTAGGAGAGCATTATTTTGCGGTAGTTGATGAAGTTGATTCAGTTTTAATTGATGAGGCACGTACTCCTCTTATAATCTCAGCTCCTGATACTGAGCCGACGCAAAAGTATTACCAATTTGCTCAGTTGGTGGAGAAATTAAATCCCGATACGGATTACAAAATAGACGAAAAACAAAGAACAGCAACATTAACTGAGCATGGCATTGCCAGAGTTGAAAAGCTTCTTGGAATTCCAAACCTTTATGAGAAGGATTTTGAATCAATTCATCATATTGAAAACGCACTTCGCGCCAAGACTCTTTTTTTGAAAGATCGCGACTACATAGTCAAGGATGATCAGGTGATAATTGTTGACGAATTTACAGGCCGTCTTATGTTTGGCAGACGTTGGAGTGATGGTCTTCATCAGGCAGTTGAAGCAAAAGAGGGTGTTCCAATTCAGCAGGAATCAAAAACTTTGGCGACAATTTCTTTTCAAAATTACTTTAGGATGTATGAGGTTTTGTCAGGTATGACTGGTACTGCAGCCACGGAGGCGGAGGAGTTTAAGAAAATTTACAAGCTTGATGTTGTGGTTATTCCAACCCACAGGCCGATGATTAGAGTTGATCATCCGGATTTAATTTATAAGACTTTGCGGGCAAAATATGGGGCTATAGTTTCTGATATTGAAGAAAAGTACAAAAAAGGGCAGCCGGTTTTGGTTGGCACCACATCAATTGAAAAAAATGAAATAATAAGTGAGTACCTCAAAAGAAAAAAGATTCCTCATAATGTTTTAAATGCCAAGAATCACGAAAAAGAGGCGCAGATTATAGCCAATGCAGGTAGAGTATCTGCGGTTACTGTTGCTACAAATATGGCTGGTCGTGGTGTTGATATTGTTTTGGGAGGTGCTGTTCCTGAAAGGCCGGCTGATGTTGCTCCTGAAAAATGGGCTAAGTCAAAAGAAATGGAAAAATGGCAAAAAGAGCATGATAAAGTGGTTAAGCTTGGCGGTCTTTATGTTATAGGAACAGAGAGGCATGAATCAAGAAGAATTGACAACCAGCTTCGAGGTAGGTCTGGAAGACAGGGTGACCCCGGCTCTTCTAGGTTTTATCTTTCTCTTGAGGATGATTTGATGCGTATTTTTGGTGGAGATCAGATTAAATCATTAATGGATAGGCTTTCTATTCCTGAGGATCAGCCGATTGAAAATAAGTTGGTTTCAAAGGCAATAGAGCAGGCGCAAGTTAAGGTTGAAGGCTTTAATTTTGATATTAGAAAAAGCGTTGTTGAATATGATGATGTAGCCAATCAGCAAAGAGAGGTTATTTACAGATTAAGACGTAAAGTTTTGATGGCTGAAAGTCTTAAAGATGAAGTTCTTGGAAAATTGAAGAAGAAGATTCAAAAAATTGTTGATTTTTCTTTCTCTTTTGCTGAAGGTAGGGAGAGTGAGATTGATTATGATTATATTTTATCTGGAGTCCTGGAAATTGTTCCTTTTGATGATGCTTCAAAAGAAAGTTTCAAGAGAAAATTGCTTGAACTAAAAAATGATTCTGAAATAAGAGAATTTTTGGAAAAAGTTATTCTTGATATTTATGAGGCAAGAAGAAAACAGTATGGAGATGAGATATCAAATCAGATTGATAAGTTTGCTTACCTTTCTTCAATTGACCATTTTTGGGTTGAGCACATTGATTATTTGGATAGCCTTCGTGAGAATGTTAGGCTTCAGGCTTATGCACAAAAGGATCCGTTGGTTGAGTTTAAAAATGAGGCTTATAATTCTTTTGAGAATTTGCTTGAGAGAATTGATGACGAACTGGCAAGAAGGATATTTAGAATTGGTGTTGCTGAAAGGCCACAGGAGATTCCTATAGATCAGGCTCAGACCAATGTTGATAGGTCAGATGCAATGGGTCTTGCTGGTGGAGAGGGTATTTTGCCGTCAAATAAGAGTTCGCAATCTCAAGTTACTCATTCGAGGAAAATTGGCCGTAACGATCCTTGTTGGTGCGGCTCGGGAAAGAAGTGGAAGAAATGCCACTATCCGCAATTGCCGACTGGTTGA